One Rattus rattus isolate New Zealand chromosome 12, Rrattus_CSIRO_v1, whole genome shotgun sequence genomic window carries:
- the LOC116913644 gene encoding olfactory receptor 2T2: MEAVYKNSTDFILLGLITHPTFPGLIFAVVFSIFVVAVTANLVMIMLIRVDSRLHTPMYFLLSQLSIMDTVYICITVPKMLQDLLSKDKTISFLGCALQIFLYLTLIGGEFFLLGLMAYDRFVAVCNPLRYPIIMNPRICLLMVLGSWAGGSLDGFMLTPVTMSFPYCGSREINHFFCEIPAVLKLSCTDTSLYETLMYACCVLMLLIPISFISVSYTRILITVYHMSSAEGRRKAFTTCSSHIIVVSIFYGAAFYTNVLPHSYHTPEKDKVVSAFYTILTPMLNPLIYSLRNRDVAAALRKVLRKHASSQRFRVRHVPEKY, encoded by the coding sequence ATGGAGGCTGTTTACAAGAACTCCACTGACTTCATCCTCCTGGGCCTCATCACCCACCCAACATTTCCTGGGCTGATCTTTGCTgtggttttctccatctttgtggTGGCTGTAACAGCCAACTTGGTCATGATTATGCTCATTCGTGTGGACTCTCGTcttcacacacccatgtactttttGCTCAGCCAGTTGTCCATCATGGATACTGTCTACATCTGTATCACTGTTCCCAAGATGCTTCAAGATCTCCTGTCCAAAGACAAGACCATTTCCTTTCTGGGATGTGCCCTGCAAATATTTCTCTACCTGACATTGATTGGGGGAGAGTTTTTCCTGCTGGGCCTCATGGCTTATGACAGATTTGTGGCTGTGTGCAACCCTCTACGGTACCCCATAATCATGAATCCCAGGATTTGTTTGCTTATGGTGCTAGGCTCCTGGGCTGGTGGGTCTTTGGATGGATTCATGCTGACACCTGTTACTATGAGTTTTCCTTACTGTGGATCTCGAGAGATCAACCACTTTTTCTGTGAGATCCCAGCTGTGCTGAAGCTATCCTGCACAGACACATCACTGTATGAAACCTTGATGTATGCATGCTGTGTGCTGATGCTACTCATCCCGATATCCTTCATCTCAGTCTCCTATACTCGGATCCTCATCACTGTCTACCACATGAGCTCTGCTGAGGGCCGACGTAAAGCTTTCACCACGTGTTCCTCCCACATTATAGTAGTGAGCATTTTTTATGGGGCAGCTTTCTATACCAATGTACTGCCCCATTCCTATCACACACCTGAGAAAGATAAGGTTGTGTCAGCCTTTTACACCATTCTCACTCCCATGTTGAACCCACTCATTTATAGTTTGAGGAATAGAGATGTGGCCGCAGCTCTAAGAAAAGTCCTAAGGAAACATGCCTCCTCTCAGAGATTCCGAGTGAGACATGTGCCTGAGAAATACTAG